ATGGCTGTGATAGCGTGAAAGTTTACCAAGTTGGAATATACAATCAGCCTCAATCATCCCAAACCCTTGAAATTTGCTCTGGAGACAGCATACTTTTACATGATAGATATGTCAATGCTGCCGGGATCTATACTGACACATTATCATCTTTTCAAAGTTGCGACAGTATTGTAACTACCACATTAATGGTGAGCCCTAATTATTTCTCACATAACAACCTAGAGATTTGCGAAGGGGACAGTATATATATATTCGGAGAATATAGAAATGAAAGCGGTATATTTTACGATTCTTTGACTACTATAAATGGGTGCGATAGCATATTAATGGCTGTTTTAAACGTTCAACCTGTCTTTCAAACCATGAATACCGAATCCATTTGTCTAGGAGATAGTATTTTCCTTGGAGGTAATTATGTATATAATGCGGGTCTTTATTACGATACATTGACTGCTGCCGATGGTTGCGACAGCGTAGTAATCACCGCGCTGAACGTCAGACCTAAATATCTAGTCAATCGTAGCATGAGAATTTGCCAAGGAGACAGCATTCTACTTGGAGGAAAATTTGTGAGTCAATCCGGCACATACTATGACTCACTTTTGACAAGAACTGGATGCGACAGTATTATATCCACGCAACTAAACATTACTATCGATCAAATAACCAATGTTTTCCCCAAGATTTGCAAAGGAGATAGCATATTGCTAAGCGGAGAATATCGCAAAAACCCTGGCGTATTTTACGATACTTTATCTTCTCCAAATGGTTGTCACCAAATCATGGCTCACCACCTTGGCTACTTTCCAAACCCTTCCAATGAAAGGACATTAACTATTTGCCAAGGAGACAGCTTGTTTTTATCCGGCAATTACATTTCACAAGAAGGAACATACTATGACACTCTTCAAAGCTTCAATAGTTGCGATTCCGTAATCATAACTCACTTGCAGTGGAGACGTATAAATTCTGCCGATATCGACTTCTCTTACTTCACCAATACAAAGTTCTGCTCAGACACCTCTGATTTGAATTTGCCTAGTTTTGATGGATTCACCTCCAGATATAGCGGATTGAATGTTGTCAACAATAGATTTGAAGTCAACTCAGCAGGGGTAGGAGAACATGAAGTCAACTACCGATTGTCAGACTCATTTGGTTGTGATGTCACAGGAAACTTCAATATCAATGTTCAATCATGCATCGTAGGAATAGAGAAATTGAATATTGACAATCGATTTATAGTATATCCTAACCCTGCCAAAGATGTCTTATATATTGACATGGACCTTAATGGCCCAATCTACAACCTGAAATTGGAAATGCACGACAATACAGGTAAACTCGTTTGGGACATGGGTGAATATAAAAATTTGTCGGGTAAAAAAAGATTGGAATTCAATCGTAAAAAATCACTTGAAAGCGGTGTGTATTTCATTCATTTTCAAACGGAGAAAGAAGTACGAGCGATTAAAATCATGCTACTGTAGCAACTTGATTATAAACTCTTCATTTAACAAAAGTCGCCTCAAAAAACAAAAAGCCGATGCTAAGCATCGGCTTTTTCATTCGCTTAAGAATATATATTAATAATATCTATATCTCTCATCTTTTACATCAGCATTCTTCTGAATTGCCTGATTAACTCCATATGAAGCTCTAGATCTTGCTTTGCTCGCAAGGTTTTGCTTTTCAGTCTTAAGTTGCTCTTCTTTTGCTTCTGTACCAGGAGCTTTAGTCACAACCTCTATAATTGCAACTCCATTGTCAAGCTTGATAGGACCAGACTTTTGACCAGCATTCAAACCAAACGCAGCTCCAACCAATTCAGGAACATATCCTGCATTAGGCAAAGAGTTGTCTGCCAACTTCACTCCGTTTTTAGTGAATACATTAGCTGCGCTTCCATAAGCTATTGCCACTTCATTCAAAGCTCCGTTTTTGCCTTTAAGCTTAGCAATGATTTGCTCTGCTTTCTTATCGTTTTTGACTTTGATAGTCAATTGATCTTTAGCTTGATCAACAGTGCTAGTTCCTTCTTCAACCTCAGTTGTCACTGTAAGAACGATAAAGTTGCCATCAATTTCATAAGCCGGTGAAATCTCTCCGATTCTACCGTCTCTGTATGCCCATGACACAGCTTGTCTTGCATTACCAAGAGATCCTAATCTTCTATCATTCTTTTGAACATTATTTGCTGTTTCGATTTTCAAACCATCCTTCTCTGCATTCGCTTTAAACTCTTCGTAATCGTTAGTTGTACTAGCGAAGAAATCAGCTTTACGGTATGCTTCGTCGATAGTTTTATCGCTTGGAGACAACTCTCTCTGAATAGAAGCAATTTTATATACATCGCTATTAGCAGTCTCAGTCACATCGATGATATGATACCCAAATTGGGTTTTAACTAATTTAGGCAACAAGCCTGTTTTCTTAGCATCAAAAACAGCATTTTCAAACGGCTCAACCATTCTTCCTTTGCCAAACCACCCAAGATCACCGCCTCTTGAAGCAGTACCATCTTGACCATGCTCTTTCGCCATTTCAGCAAATGATGCTCCTTTCTTAATTTGGTTCAATACTTTTTGGGCTTCAGCTTTAACTTTAGCATCATCATCTCCATTCACTTTGAACAATATATGACTCGCTCTTGCTGATGGTTGATCTCCCTGAGTAATCTCTAGCACTTTATAAAGCGTATAGAACTCACCTTCCTTAGAAGGGCCAAAAGTACTTCCCGGCTTCAAAATATTAATACTATTTGTCAAATACCTCGGCAAGCTTGCTACTGTATAGTCGCTTACTGGCAAACCATTATCGGTATTAACTTTTGCGAAAATTGAATCTTCCTTAACCGTTTTCTCAGCTTCAAACTCAGTTTTCAGCTCTTTAATCTCCTTGTTGAAATACTCCTTATCTTCTTCTGATGGAGTAATTGGAAACTCCACATATTCCACAACTCTGCTTTCTTGAGTTTTAAACTCTTCAGCATGGGCCGCCAAATATTGCTTCAACTCGCTATCAGAAACAGAAATAGTCGTATCGTTGATCGAGTAGTAAGGAATATATAAATACTTCACATTAACAGTCTCATTTTGCTCTTTGTAAGCTTTTTCAGCTTCAATATCTGTCGCATAAGAACCGCCTAAAAGCATGTTCTCATATTTCATTCTCAATCTTCCTGGCTCCAAACCTTGCTCAAACAACTGCCATGAAACTTGTTGTTGAGGAGGCATGCTACCAAGATTTTTCAAATAATTGATCAAATCTTGCTTGCTGAACTCTCCCGTCTCAGGATTAGTAAAAGCCTGCTTGATTTCAGGTTGAATATGGTTTCCTTGCACCATGTCGATAATCTCGCTCTCAGGCACTGAAATCCCCAATTCATCATATTCATTGCCATAAGCGATCTTGCTCACCAACGATTGCCAAGCTTGATTGCGAATAGTATTCATTTCCGCTTCACCAGGATTACGGCCATTTCTCAAAGCAAAATTTCTCTTTAACTCATCAACTTCTTGTTGATATTCTTGCAAAGTAATTTTTTGTCCCGCAATTTCTCCAACAACTTGTTTTGAATTACCCTTCAATATTGAATTCGGGCCCAATAAATCTCCTCCAACCAAGAAAAGAGCTAAACCAACAGTAATCACCCCTACGGCAAGACCTGTCTTCTCTCTTATTTTACTAATTAATGCCATTTTTTATACTTTAATAAAGCGAATTTTAATATGTTACCTGTAAACCTAAAATTTCCCCAAAGTCAATTTTTCACTTCTCAATTTGAGAATTCTAACAAGGAAAAAGACTAAAAATCGAAAAACACTTTTAGCTACGAAAAATAAGCTTATCAGCGTAATTTTAAAAGCAAAGATAAAAAAATTATCTTGTTTACAATTTATTTAGACATATTAATAACATGCAGATAATGATCAAGAATGGTTTTTATCTTCCAACAATTCCAGCTTCACTGTGTCTATCCTGTTATCCTCCATTTTCAACACCGTGATTTTATAAGGCTCTATAATGATTTCTTCATGAAGCTCCGGAATATTTCCTGTAGCCGTCAAGATAAAACCGCCAATAGTGTCATATTCACCCGTAGGAATATCCCAGCCATATTTTTCATTAATATCGTCAATTTCGTGTCTAGCGCTCAATATGTACGTGCTTTCATCAATCTTTTGCTCCACAAGAGACTCGTCATCATGCT
The Aureibacter tunicatorum DNA segment above includes these coding regions:
- a CDS encoding SurA N-terminal domain-containing protein codes for the protein MALISKIREKTGLAVGVITVGLALFLVGGDLLGPNSILKGNSKQVVGEIAGQKITLQEYQQEVDELKRNFALRNGRNPGEAEMNTIRNQAWQSLVSKIAYGNEYDELGISVPESEIIDMVQGNHIQPEIKQAFTNPETGEFSKQDLINYLKNLGSMPPQQQVSWQLFEQGLEPGRLRMKYENMLLGGSYATDIEAEKAYKEQNETVNVKYLYIPYYSINDTTISVSDSELKQYLAAHAEEFKTQESRVVEYVEFPITPSEEDKEYFNKEIKELKTEFEAEKTVKEDSIFAKVNTDNGLPVSDYTVASLPRYLTNSINILKPGSTFGPSKEGEFYTLYKVLEITQGDQPSARASHILFKVNGDDDAKVKAEAQKVLNQIKKGASFAEMAKEHGQDGTASRGGDLGWFGKGRMVEPFENAVFDAKKTGLLPKLVKTQFGYHIIDVTETANSDVYKIASIQRELSPSDKTIDEAYRKADFFASTTNDYEEFKANAEKDGLKIETANNVQKNDRRLGSLGNARQAVSWAYRDGRIGEISPAYEIDGNFIVLTVTTEVEEGTSTVDQAKDQLTIKVKNDKKAEQIIAKLKGKNGALNEVAIAYGSAANVFTKNGVKLADNSLPNAGYVPELVGAAFGLNAGQKSGPIKLDNGVAIIEVVTKAPGTEAKEEQLKTEKQNLASKARSRASYGVNQAIQKNADVKDERYRYY